Proteins encoded together in one Pseudoroseomonas cervicalis window:
- the secA gene encoding preprotein translocase subunit SecA, translating into MFARLARAVFGTSNDRVLKQFSARLPAITAFEPKLAALSDEELQAQTPKLKARLAAGESLDAILPEAFATVREASKRVLGMRHFDVQMIGGMVLHSGRISEMKTGEGKTLVATLPVYLNGLTGKGVHVVTVNDYLASRDSAQMGRLYNFLGLSCGVIVHGLTDVERREAYACDITYGTNNEFGFDYLRDNMKYRLDEMVQRDFNYAIVDEVDSILVDEARTPLIISGPAEDSSELYRAVDAVVRVLVQDKESFEKDEKLRTAALTEHGTATVEGMLREAGLLTEGDLYDFQNVTLVHHVNQSLRAHVLFARDVDYIVNREGKLVIIDEFTGRMMEGRRYSEGLHQALEAKEGVEVQPENQTLASITFQNYFRLYPKLAGMTGTASTEADEFAEIYKLEVVEIPTNVPVSRIDSDDEVYRSAREKYEAVAVLVQEAQARQQPVLVGTTSIEKSELISELLKAKGVPHQVLNARYHEQEAGIIAQAGRPGAVTIATNMAGRGTDIKLGGNAEMLAEANFDGPHEGPEWEAHLAAIREQVKADEAVVKQAGGLFVIGTERHESRRIDNQLRGRSGRQGDPGASRFFLSLEDDLMRIFGSDRMGGMLQKLGLKEGEAIVHPWINRALEKAQKKVEARNFDTRKNLLKYDDVMNDQRKEVYSQRKTFMQAADVAETVEEMRHETIAAMVARAIPENAYPEQWDLIGLQEKVRDQLGLDLPVEAWGKEEGIDEVAVRERIEAAADQAAATRAANIGPELMRQVEKSVLLQVFDAAWKEHLLALDHLRQGIGLRAYAQRDPLNEYKSEAFNLFTAMLEDLRERVTSLLMRIELSPASPPPMPEPVMVTDMRHPDPAMADAAAAWEHAAGDAFAAPALPRESEGVDPQDPATWYRTPRNAACPCGSGKKYKHCHGRSA; encoded by the coding sequence ATGTTCGCCCGCCTCGCCCGCGCCGTCTTCGGCACCTCGAACGACCGCGTGCTGAAGCAGTTCAGCGCCCGGCTGCCCGCCATCACGGCCTTCGAGCCGAAGCTCGCCGCGCTGTCGGATGAGGAGCTGCAGGCGCAGACGCCGAAGCTGAAGGCCCGGCTGGCGGCGGGCGAGAGCCTGGACGCCATCCTGCCGGAAGCCTTCGCCACCGTGCGCGAGGCGTCGAAGCGCGTGCTCGGCATGCGGCATTTCGACGTGCAGATGATCGGCGGCATGGTGCTGCATTCGGGCCGCATCTCCGAGATGAAGACCGGCGAGGGCAAGACCCTGGTCGCCACCCTGCCGGTCTATCTGAACGGGCTGACCGGCAAGGGCGTGCATGTCGTCACGGTGAACGACTATCTCGCCAGCCGCGACAGCGCGCAGATGGGCCGGCTGTACAATTTCCTGGGCCTGTCCTGCGGCGTGATCGTGCACGGGCTGACCGATGTCGAGCGGCGCGAGGCCTATGCCTGCGACATCACCTACGGCACCAACAACGAATTCGGCTTCGACTACCTGCGCGACAACATGAAGTACCGGCTGGACGAGATGGTCCAGCGCGACTTCAACTACGCCATCGTCGACGAGGTCGACAGCATCCTGGTGGATGAGGCGCGCACGCCGCTGATCATCTCCGGCCCGGCCGAGGATTCCTCCGAGCTGTACCGCGCCGTCGACGCCGTCGTGCGCGTGCTGGTGCAGGACAAGGAAAGCTTCGAGAAGGACGAGAAGCTGCGCACCGCGGCGCTGACCGAGCATGGCACGGCGACCGTCGAGGGCATGCTGCGCGAGGCCGGGCTGCTGACCGAGGGCGATCTCTACGACTTCCAGAACGTCACCCTGGTGCACCACGTCAACCAGAGCCTGCGCGCCCATGTGCTCTTCGCGCGCGACGTGGACTACATCGTCAACCGCGAGGGCAAGCTCGTCATCATCGACGAGTTCACCGGCCGCATGATGGAAGGCCGCCGCTACTCGGAGGGCCTGCACCAGGCGCTGGAGGCCAAGGAAGGCGTCGAGGTCCAGCCGGAGAACCAGACGCTCGCCTCGATCACCTTCCAGAACTATTTCCGCCTCTATCCGAAGCTGGCCGGCATGACCGGCACGGCGTCGACCGAGGCCGATGAGTTCGCCGAGATCTACAAGCTGGAAGTGGTCGAGATCCCGACCAACGTCCCGGTCTCGCGCATCGACAGCGATGACGAGGTCTACCGCTCGGCGCGGGAGAAATACGAGGCGGTGGCGGTGCTGGTGCAGGAGGCGCAGGCGCGCCAGCAGCCGGTGCTGGTCGGCACCACCAGCATCGAGAAGTCGGAGCTGATCTCGGAGCTGCTGAAGGCCAAGGGCGTGCCGCACCAGGTGCTGAACGCCCGCTACCATGAGCAGGAGGCCGGCATCATCGCCCAGGCCGGCCGGCCGGGCGCGGTGACGATCGCCACCAACATGGCCGGCCGCGGCACCGACATCAAACTCGGCGGCAATGCCGAGATGCTGGCCGAGGCCAATTTCGACGGCCCGCATGAGGGGCCCGAGTGGGAGGCGCATCTCGCCGCCATCCGCGAGCAGGTGAAGGCGGATGAGGCGGTGGTGAAGCAGGCCGGCGGCCTGTTCGTCATCGGCACGGAGCGGCATGAGAGCCGCCGCATCGACAACCAGCTGCGCGGCCGTTCGGGCCGCCAGGGCGATCCGGGCGCCAGCCGCTTCTTCCTGTCGCTGGAAGACGATCTGATGCGCATCTTCGGCAGCGACCGCATGGGCGGGATGCTGCAGAAGCTCGGCCTCAAGGAGGGCGAGGCGATTGTCCATCCTTGGATCAACCGGGCGCTGGAGAAGGCGCAGAAGAAGGTCGAGGCGCGCAATTTCGACACGCGCAAGAACCTGCTGAAGTACGACGACGTCATGAACGACCAGCGCAAGGAGGTGTATTCCCAGCGCAAGACGTTCATGCAGGCGGCCGATGTGGCCGAGACGGTCGAGGAGATGCGGCACGAGACGATCGCCGCCATGGTCGCCCGCGCCATCCCGGAGAATGCCTATCCCGAGCAGTGGGACCTGATCGGGCTGCAGGAGAAGGTGCGCGACCAGCTCGGCCTCGACCTGCCGGTGGAGGCCTGGGGCAAGGAGGAGGGGATCGACGAGGTGGCGGTGCGCGAGCGCATCGAGGCCGCCGCCGACCAGGCCGCCGCCACCCGCGCCGCCAATATCGGCCCCGAGCTGATGCGCCAGGTCGAGAAGTCGGTGCTGCTGCAGGTGTTCGACGCGGCGTGGAAGGAGCATCTGCTGGCGCTCGACCATCTGCGCCAGGGCATCGGGCTGCGCGCCTATGCGCAGCGCGACCCGCTGAACGAGTACAAGTCGGAAGCCTTCAACCTGTTCACCGCGATGCTCGAGGATCTGCGCGAGCGGGTGACCTCGCTGCTGATGCGCATCGAGCTGAGCCCGGCCTCGCCGCCGCCGATGCCGGAGCCGGTGATGGTGACCGATATGCGCCACCCCGACCCGGCGATGGCCGATGCGGCCGCGGCGTGGGAGCATGCGGCGGGCGATGCCTTCGCCGCCCCCGCCCTGCCGCGCGAGAGCGAGGGTGTGGACCCGCAGGACCCGGCGACCTGGTACCGCACGCCGCGCAATGCGGCCTGCCCCTGCGGCTCGGGCAAGAAGTACAAGCACTGCCACGGCCGCAGCGCCTGA
- a CDS encoding molybdopterin-binding protein gives MTQPTACLLIIGNEVLSGRTQDANLKFLATRLGERGIPLREVRVIPDVRETIIATVNEVRAKFTYVFTTGGIGPTHDDITAECIAAAFGVPWEPHPEAWARLEAHYARQDPPAEFNPARQRMATMPRGATLIDNPVSIAPGFIIGNVHVMAGVPRIMQAMFDGLAPSLQGGTPVASRAVHANGMLEGRVAEGLGAIQARFPGIDIGSYPYYRPSGNGVSLVAKGTDPAQLDAALEQMTALIRELGYTPVAGEPG, from the coding sequence ATGACCCAGCCAACGGCCTGCCTCCTCATCATCGGCAATGAGGTGCTTTCGGGCCGCACCCAGGACGCCAACCTGAAATTCCTGGCGACCCGGCTGGGCGAGCGCGGCATCCCGCTGCGCGAGGTGCGGGTGATCCCCGATGTGCGGGAGACCATCATCGCGACCGTCAACGAGGTGCGGGCGAAATTCACCTACGTCTTCACCACCGGCGGCATCGGCCCGACGCATGACGACATCACCGCCGAATGCATCGCCGCCGCCTTCGGCGTGCCCTGGGAACCGCACCCCGAGGCCTGGGCGCGGCTCGAGGCCCATTACGCCCGCCAGGACCCGCCGGCCGAGTTCAACCCCGCCCGCCAGCGCATGGCCACCATGCCGCGCGGCGCGACGCTGATCGACAACCCGGTCTCCATCGCCCCCGGCTTCATCATCGGCAATGTGCATGTGATGGCCGGCGTGCCGCGCATCATGCAGGCCATGTTCGACGGGCTCGCGCCCTCGCTGCAGGGCGGCACCCCCGTTGCCTCCCGCGCCGTGCACGCCAATGGCATGCTGGAAGGGCGCGTGGCCGAGGGGCTGGGCGCGATCCAGGCGCGCTTCCCCGGAATCGATATCGGCTCCTACCCCTATTACCGGCCGAGCGGGAACGGCGTCTCGCTGGTGGCCAAGGGCACCGATCCGGCGCAGCTCGACGCGGCGCTGGAACAGATGACGGCGCTGATCAGGGAACTGGGATACACGCCGGTGGCAGGGGAGCCCGGCTAA
- a CDS encoding ribonuclease E/G, with product MTKRMLIDASHAEETRVVVLDGNRLEEFDIETENKRPLKGNIYLAKVVRVEPSLQAAFVEYGGNRHGFLAFGEIHPDYYQIPVADRERLLALQAEEAQDEEEDEVSDAEADEMVAAIERMADADEAGEASEPGEPRSQAMSSGESRSADPEALLAAEAAAAEATVPHEGVAIGEPADGPAPELPAAELSAAETAEAEENPPETLGGRGKEESDENGREERRIPPRFLRHYKIQEVIRRRQIMLVQVVKEERGNKGAALTTYISLAGRFSVLMPNSPKGGGISRKITSIADRKRLREAIDELNMPRGMSMIVRTAGAGLPKPEIRRDCEYLLRLWDDIRERTLQSTAPALIYEEADLIKRSIRDVFGRDIEEIQVEGEGAYRQARDFMRMLMPQNERKIRLYRDATVPLFARHGVDAQLDAMMSPTVQLKSGGYIVINQTEALVAIDVNSGRATRDRHIEDTALRTNMEAAEEIARQLRLRDLAGLIVIDFIDMESPRNDAQVERRLKEALKNDRARIQVGRISHFGLLEMSRQRLRPSLTEHSFITCPHCQGLGIVRSPESAALQVLRQIEEEGAKRRAAEIQVSIAPDLALHILNRRRDRLSEIEARYNMAVLFEGDAKLSGPQIRIERLRAQTAPEPQSAPAALRMDFAPEAEPERAETGRAENGRAEPARAEAVATPEAAAGARPEVAGEAAPANGEEDRNGDGRRRRRRRRRRGGRREDGTSLNGAAESESEADEGEEEEGDAAEATAEAIPAAPLLAEEEPDVVPDFGGEFSPRDGAEPRSRRRGRRGGRRREGEAPRPEAGQPPRQDRRPETRHEPRAEGRPEPRQGENRAARYAGPTPADPFAGTLDDIFDAMAAAEEAAQQASLVKPVPLAQGPAPQPVAAPVVVEPAPAAPEPAAAVPEAAPPAAPEPAAAAQAEPAPEPVAEAPAAKPRRASRSRKAAVAEPAAEAAPEAAPVAAPEAVPEAAAEAPAKPRRASRSRKAAVAEPAAEAVPEAQPEAAAEPAAEAPAKPRRAPRSRKPVAAPSAAELPAEQPAPVVEAPVTAPVAAAAPAAAEPAAPEPAAPAPAAGEPVAAPPVQPVIVEASPDAPKKRGWWKR from the coding sequence ATGACCAAGCGCATGCTGATCGATGCATCCCACGCCGAAGAGACACGCGTGGTGGTGCTGGACGGCAACCGGCTCGAAGAATTCGACATCGAGACCGAGAACAAGCGCCCGCTGAAGGGCAACATCTACCTGGCCAAGGTGGTTCGCGTCGAACCCAGCCTGCAGGCCGCCTTCGTCGAATATGGCGGCAACCGCCACGGCTTCCTGGCCTTCGGCGAAATCCACCCCGACTACTACCAGATCCCCGTCGCCGACCGTGAGCGCCTCCTCGCCCTGCAGGCGGAAGAGGCGCAGGACGAGGAGGAGGACGAGGTCTCGGACGCCGAGGCCGACGAGATGGTCGCCGCCATCGAGCGCATGGCCGATGCCGATGAGGCGGGCGAGGCGTCCGAGCCGGGCGAGCCCCGCAGCCAGGCGATGTCGAGCGGCGAGAGCCGCAGCGCCGACCCCGAGGCGCTGCTGGCCGCCGAGGCCGCCGCCGCCGAGGCCACCGTGCCGCATGAGGGTGTCGCGATCGGCGAGCCCGCCGACGGCCCCGCCCCCGAACTGCCCGCCGCCGAGCTGTCCGCCGCCGAGACCGCCGAGGCGGAGGAGAACCCGCCCGAGACGCTGGGCGGCCGCGGCAAGGAAGAATCCGACGAGAATGGCCGGGAGGAGCGCCGCATCCCGCCGCGCTTCCTGCGCCACTACAAGATCCAGGAAGTGATCCGCCGCCGGCAGATCATGTTGGTGCAGGTCGTCAAGGAGGAGCGCGGCAACAAGGGCGCGGCGCTGACCACCTATATCAGCCTGGCCGGCCGCTTCTCCGTGCTGATGCCGAACTCGCCGAAGGGCGGCGGCATCTCGCGCAAGATCACCTCGATCGCCGACCGCAAGCGGCTGCGCGAGGCGATCGACGAGCTGAACATGCCCCGCGGCATGAGCATGATCGTGCGCACCGCCGGCGCCGGCCTGCCGAAGCCCGAGATCCGGCGCGACTGCGAATACCTGCTGCGGCTGTGGGACGACATCCGCGAGCGCACGCTGCAATCGACCGCTCCCGCCCTGATCTATGAGGAGGCGGACCTCATCAAGCGCTCGATCCGCGACGTGTTCGGCCGCGACATCGAGGAGATCCAGGTGGAGGGCGAGGGCGCCTACCGCCAGGCGCGCGACTTCATGCGCATGCTGATGCCGCAGAACGAGCGCAAGATCCGCCTCTACCGCGACGCCACCGTGCCGCTCTTCGCCCGCCACGGCGTCGACGCGCAGCTCGACGCGATGATGTCGCCCACGGTGCAGCTGAAATCGGGCGGCTACATCGTCATCAACCAGACCGAGGCGCTGGTCGCCATCGACGTGAATTCGGGCCGCGCCACGCGCGACCGGCACATCGAGGACACGGCGCTGCGCACCAACATGGAGGCGGCCGAGGAGATCGCGCGCCAGCTGCGGCTGCGCGACCTGGCCGGCCTCATCGTCATCGACTTCATCGACATGGAGTCGCCGCGCAACGACGCGCAGGTGGAGCGCCGGCTGAAGGAGGCGCTGAAGAACGACCGCGCCCGCATCCAGGTCGGCCGCATCAGCCATTTCGGCCTGCTGGAGATGAGCCGCCAGCGGCTGCGCCCCAGCCTGACCGAGCATTCCTTCATCACCTGCCCGCATTGCCAGGGCCTCGGCATCGTCCGCAGCCCGGAAAGCGCCGCGCTGCAGGTGCTGCGCCAGATCGAGGAGGAGGGCGCCAAGCGCCGCGCCGCCGAGATCCAGGTGTCGATCGCGCCGGATCTGGCGCTGCACATCCTCAACCGCCGCCGCGACCGGCTGAGCGAGATCGAGGCCCGCTACAACATGGCGGTGCTGTTCGAGGGCGATGCGAAGCTGTCCGGCCCGCAGATCCGCATCGAGCGGCTGCGCGCCCAGACCGCGCCGGAGCCGCAGAGCGCCCCCGCCGCGCTGCGCATGGATTTCGCCCCCGAGGCGGAGCCGGAGCGCGCCGAGACCGGCCGTGCCGAGAATGGCCGCGCCGAGCCGGCCCGGGCCGAGGCCGTGGCCACGCCCGAGGCGGCTGCCGGTGCCCGCCCGGAGGTGGCCGGCGAGGCCGCCCCGGCCAATGGCGAGGAGGACCGCAATGGCGATGGCCGCCGCCGCCGTCGCCGCCGCCGCCGCCGTGGGGGCCGCCGCGAGGACGGCACCAGCCTGAACGGCGCCGCCGAATCCGAGTCGGAGGCCGATGAGGGCGAGGAGGAAGAGGGCGACGCCGCCGAGGCGACGGCCGAGGCCATCCCGGCCGCGCCGCTGCTGGCCGAGGAAGAGCCGGATGTGGTGCCCGATTTCGGCGGCGAGTTCTCGCCGCGCGACGGGGCCGAGCCGCGCTCGCGCCGCCGCGGCCGCCGCGGTGGCCGCCGCCGCGAGGGCGAGGCGCCGCGTCCGGAGGCCGGCCAGCCGCCGCGCCAGGACCGCCGCCCCGAGACCCGCCACGAGCCGCGCGCCGAGGGCCGTCCGGAGCCGCGCCAGGGCGAGAACCGCGCCGCGCGCTATGCCGGCCCGACCCCGGCGGATCCCTTCGCCGGCACGCTGGACGACATCTTCGACGCCATGGCGGCGGCCGAGGAAGCGGCCCAGCAGGCCAGCCTGGTGAAGCCGGTGCCGCTGGCCCAGGGGCCGGCGCCGCAGCCGGTCGCCGCCCCGGTGGTGGTCGAGCCCGCCCCGGCCGCGCCCGAGCCGGCCGCCGCGGTGCCGGAAGCGGCCCCCCCGGCCGCGCCGGAGCCCGCCGCGGCGGCGCAGGCCGAGCCGGCGCCGGAGCCGGTGGCTGAGGCGCCCGCGGCCAAGCCGCGCCGCGCCAGCCGCAGCCGCAAGGCGGCGGTGGCCGAGCCGGCCGCCGAGGCCGCGCCCGAGGCCGCGCCGGTTGCCGCCCCCGAGGCGGTGCCCGAGGCGGCGGCGGAAGCCCCGGCCAAGCCGCGCCGCGCCAGCCGCAGCCGCAAGGCGGCGGTGGCCGAGCCGGCCGCCGAGGCCGTGCCCGAGGCCCAGCCGGAAGCCGCCGCCGAGCCGGCGGCCGAGGCCCCGGCCAAGCCGCGCCGCGCGCCGCGCAGCCGCAAGCCGGTGGCCGCCCCCAGCGCCGCCGAGCTGCCGGCCGAGCAGCCCGCCCCCGTGGTGGAAGCCCCGGTGACGGCTCCGGTGGCGGCCGCCGCCCCGGCCGCTGCCGAGCCCGCTGCCCCCGAGCCCGCCGCCCCCGCGCCCGCCGCTGGCGAGCCGGTGGCCGCGCCGCCGGTGCAGCCGGTGATCGTCGAAGCCTCGCCGGACGCGCCGAAGAAGCGCGGCTGGTGGAAGCGCTGA
- a CDS encoding peptidylprolyl isomerase — protein MPRMRFPTLTLPALLLASAATLALPAAAQAPGAANPAAPASPAPATPPAGQAPAGQAPAGQAPAGQAQGGNAQGGNAQGSQAQRPNPVVARVDGTELRRSDIEQALSQLPAELRAAPQQMLYPLVLDQLIAQQALVNAARAQGLDKEAEVQAAIRRAEEEQLQQALLRRAIAPALTPEALRARYDREIAGKPGEEEVHARHILTASEAEARAALEEVRRPGADFAEVARRRSTGPGTQQGGDLGFFKKSDMVPEFAEAAFALQPGQISQAPVRSPFGWHVIKVEERRTAPVPSFEESVEELRKAAFEEAVNAAVERTVAAAKVERFNLDGSPQAPAAQNGAPGGGQGGNQAPSLLDGAAPPRR, from the coding sequence ATGCCCCGTATGCGTTTCCCGACCCTCACCCTCCCCGCCCTGCTCCTGGCCTCGGCCGCCACCCTGGCCCTGCCGGCGGCGGCCCAGGCGCCCGGCGCTGCCAACCCGGCCGCGCCCGCCTCCCCCGCCCCGGCCACGCCGCCGGCGGGCCAGGCGCCCGCCGGGCAGGCCCCCGCTGGCCAGGCCCCCGCTGGCCAGGCCCAGGGCGGCAATGCCCAGGGCGGCAATGCCCAGGGCAGCCAGGCCCAGCGCCCCAACCCGGTGGTCGCCCGCGTGGACGGGACCGAGCTGCGCCGCTCCGATATCGAGCAGGCGCTGTCCCAGCTGCCGGCCGAGCTGCGCGCCGCGCCGCAGCAGATGCTCTACCCGCTGGTGCTGGACCAGCTGATCGCCCAGCAGGCGCTGGTGAACGCCGCCCGCGCCCAGGGCCTCGACAAGGAGGCGGAGGTGCAGGCCGCCATCCGCCGCGCCGAGGAGGAGCAGCTGCAGCAGGCCCTGCTGCGCCGCGCCATCGCCCCGGCCCTGACGCCGGAGGCGCTGCGCGCCCGCTATGACCGCGAGATCGCCGGCAAGCCGGGCGAGGAGGAGGTGCATGCGCGCCACATCCTGACCGCCAGCGAGGCCGAGGCGCGCGCGGCGCTGGAGGAGGTGCGCCGCCCCGGCGCCGATTTCGCCGAGGTGGCGCGGCGCCGCTCCACCGGCCCCGGCACCCAGCAGGGCGGCGATCTGGGCTTCTTCAAGAAGAGCGACATGGTGCCGGAATTCGCCGAGGCCGCCTTCGCCCTGCAGCCGGGCCAGATCAGCCAGGCGCCGGTGCGCAGCCCCTTCGGCTGGCATGTCATCAAGGTGGAGGAGCGCCGCACCGCCCCGGTGCCGAGCTTCGAGGAAAGCGTCGAGGAGCTGCGCAAGGCCGCCTTCGAGGAGGCGGTGAACGCCGCCGTCGAGCGCACCGTGGCGGCCGCCAAGGTCGAGCGCTTCAACCTCGACGGCTCGCCCCAGGCGCCGGCGGCGCAGAATGGCGCGCCGGGCGGTGGCCAGGGCGGCAACCAGGCGCCCTCGCTGCTGGATGGCGCGGCGCCGCCGCGCCGCTGA
- a CDS encoding bifunctional GNAT family N-acetyltransferase/(deoxy)nucleoside triphosphate pyrophosphohydrolase, whose protein sequence is MSTTTPQDRPADTGATPAFAPLRTERLTLRLLRPEDAAELHRLINDWEVVRFLSRVPFPYPRELADEWIASTHRQLEEGSAWHLAIVGQDGDNEVLVGCVGLTREAGTRRAELGYWVGRRFWGHGVAAEAAGRLARWGLAHLDLDRIFAHVLEENGRSAGVLKRIGMAETGRTEAHFLARNTRLPVVCFEGGREDLVAPAPPEPVAALAEPPAAAPDAKPMLLVAACALVDPDGRVLLARRPEGKPMAGLWEFPGGKLEPGETPEDALIRELREELGIDVSAACLAPFTFASHDAGRFHLLMPLYLCRRWEGAVVAKEGQALAWVRPNKLADYAMPPADKPLVALLRDFL, encoded by the coding sequence ATGAGCACCACCACCCCCCAGGACCGGCCCGCCGACACCGGGGCCACCCCCGCCTTCGCCCCGCTGCGCACCGAGCGCCTGACGCTGCGCCTGCTGCGCCCCGAGGACGCGGCCGAGCTGCACCGGCTGATCAATGACTGGGAGGTGGTGCGCTTCCTCTCCCGCGTGCCCTTCCCCTATCCGCGCGAACTGGCGGATGAATGGATCGCCTCCACCCATCGCCAGCTGGAAGAGGGCTCGGCCTGGCACCTGGCCATCGTCGGCCAGGATGGGGACAATGAGGTGCTGGTCGGCTGCGTCGGCCTGACGCGGGAGGCCGGGACCCGCCGCGCCGAGCTGGGCTACTGGGTCGGCCGCCGCTTCTGGGGCCATGGCGTCGCCGCCGAGGCCGCCGGGCGGCTGGCGCGCTGGGGTCTCGCCCATCTCGACCTCGACCGCATCTTCGCCCATGTGCTGGAGGAGAATGGCCGTTCCGCCGGCGTGCTGAAGCGCATCGGCATGGCCGAGACCGGCCGCACCGAGGCGCATTTCCTGGCCCGCAACACCCGCCTGCCGGTGGTCTGCTTCGAGGGCGGGCGCGAGGATCTGGTTGCCCCCGCCCCGCCCGAGCCGGTCGCGGCGCTGGCCGAGCCCCCCGCCGCCGCGCCGGATGCCAAGCCGATGCTGCTGGTCGCCGCCTGCGCCCTGGTCGACCCGGATGGCCGCGTGCTGCTGGCCCGCCGGCCCGAGGGCAAGCCGATGGCCGGGCTGTGGGAATTCCCCGGCGGCAAGTTGGAGCCCGGCGAGACGCCGGAGGACGCGCTGATCCGCGAGCTGCGCGAGGAGCTGGGCATCGATGTCTCGGCCGCCTGCCTCGCCCCCTTCACCTTCGCCAGCCACGATGCCGGGCGCTTCCACCTGCTGATGCCGCTCTATCTCTGCCGCCGCTGGGAAGGCGCGGTGGTGGCGAAGGAAGGCCAGGCGCTGGCCTGGGTGCGGCCGAACAAGCTGGCCGATTACGCCATGCCGCCGGCCGACAAGCCGCTGGTCGCCCTGCTGCGCGATTTTCTCTAG
- a CDS encoding N-acetylmuramoyl-L-alanine amidase has protein sequence MSEQPGMGHPAEPGAEGRPDDPGQHPAPSRRHLLLGGLGLLGFALPAAAEAAITAARLDRHEGGARLSLEADSATRWRLSATTRPARLVLALPGSAWRGPARLAGVGPVRAARWDAPNRRLLIDLAGPVSVRRAAVEGGRLLVEIGPGTQPGFARLARGAIGEGRFGSGAATAAAPARNLPLIVLDPGHGGKDPGTIGVAGTYEKRITLAAALELKRQLEAGGRCRVALTRSRDVFIPLDGRVDFARRREAALFISLHADSAPGARGASVYTLGDRASDALAGRLAQSQNRADAAGGLRIPDVSPEVQRILFSLVRQETRVGSARMARFVVDSLDRNVTLLPNTHRQASFAVLKAPDVPSVLVEMGFLSDRRDEAALNRPAHRTLIARCLTQAIHGWVAQHHTSVLGRTG, from the coding sequence ATGAGCGAGCAGCCCGGCATGGGCCATCCCGCAGAGCCAGGGGCGGAGGGGCGCCCGGACGATCCCGGCCAGCACCCCGCGCCCTCGCGACGCCATCTGCTGCTGGGCGGGCTCGGCCTGCTCGGCTTCGCCCTGCCCGCCGCCGCCGAGGCCGCCATCACCGCCGCCCGGCTGGACCGCCATGAGGGCGGCGCCCGCCTGTCGCTGGAGGCCGACAGCGCCACGCGCTGGCGCCTCTCCGCCACCACCCGCCCGGCCCGGCTGGTCCTGGCGCTGCCCGGCAGCGCCTGGCGCGGCCCGGCCCGGCTCGCTGGCGTCGGCCCGGTGCGCGCCGCGCGCTGGGACGCGCCGAATCGCCGCCTGCTGATCGACCTGGCCGGCCCCGTCTCGGTGCGCCGCGCGGCGGTGGAAGGCGGCCGGCTGCTGGTGGAGATCGGTCCCGGCACCCAGCCCGGCTTCGCCCGGCTGGCCCGCGGCGCCATCGGCGAGGGCCGCTTCGGCAGCGGCGCCGCCACCGCCGCCGCCCCCGCGCGCAACCTGCCGCTGATCGTCCTCGACCCCGGCCATGGCGGCAAGGATCCCGGCACCATCGGCGTCGCCGGCACCTATGAGAAGCGCATCACCCTGGCCGCGGCGCTGGAGCTGAAGCGCCAGCTGGAGGCCGGCGGCCGCTGCCGCGTGGCCCTCACCCGCTCGCGCGACGTCTTCATCCCGCTCGATGGCCGCGTCGACTTCGCCCGCCGGCGCGAGGCGGCGCTGTTCATCTCGCTGCACGCCGATTCCGCCCCCGGGGCGCGCGGCGCCAGCGTCTACACCCTGGGCGACCGCGCCTCCGACGCCCTGGCCGGCCGGCTGGCGCAGAGCCAGAACCGGGCGGATGCCGCCGGCGGCCTGCGCATCCCCGACGTCTCGCCCGAGGTGCAGCGCATCCTCTTCTCCCTGGTGCGGCAGGAAACCCGCGTCGGCTCGGCCCGCATGGCGCGCTTCGTGGTCGACTCCCTCGACCGCAACGTCACCCTGCTGCCCAACACCCACCGCCAGGCCTCCTTCGCCGTGCTGAAGGCGCCGGATGTGCCCAGCGTGCTGGTCGAGATGGGCTTCCTCTCCGACCGGCGCGACGAGGCGGCGCTGAACCGCCCCGCCCACCGCACGCTGATCGCCCGCTGCCTGACCCAGGCCATCCATGGCTGGGTGGCGCAGCACCACACCAGCGTGCTGGGACGGACCGGGTAA